A window of the Tiliqua scincoides isolate rTilSci1 chromosome 5, rTilSci1.hap2, whole genome shotgun sequence genome harbors these coding sequences:
- the LOC136653755 gene encoding vomeronasal type-2 receptor 26-like: protein MFMFAVLAFLLPQVGLSVPAGKCTISDPLLILHQYYRSGDFVIAAVVSQIYRFSNTIIYEKHPSQELFNELIHFRPRWTFHASMELLSRRGRFTPNYKCDAENIPAAVIGGPNFDVGLHMAAILGIYKMPQLTYGTAPVMSTKERLAYFYRVFPSSNQQYMGILKLLLHFSWTWIGVIYVDDDCGEQFIQDVLPTFSQKGICFDFIAKIPKIASASQVTEMVGEGFETVRVVWGSSANTVLVRGEIQTMMILRIMPHILEFENGQMMSKVWLLTAQMDFTSFPFQRSWDIHFLHGALSFAIHSKQVPGFQTSLQKRSPTMYKEDGFIREFWEEAFACAFPSSVTEKEGREMCTGEEKLETLPGSVFETSMTGHSYSVYNAVCAVAHALHSMYSSQFKHSTRISHWRRRPLDHQRWQLHGFLRNVSFNNSAGEKVSFDQDGELVAGFDILNWVVFPNQSFQRVKLGTMEPQAPPDKVLKIHEHVIVWPSQFNQTRPLSLCNNNCPPGYSKTKIEGKPSCCYNCLPCPEGKISNQEDMDDCVQCPEDQYPNKDKDSCLPKDISFLSHTEPLGISLSTCALSLSFITSLVLGIYMKHQDTPIVKANNRKLTYTLLTSLLLCFLSVFLFIGQPQKLSCFFQQTTFGIIFSMAVSCVLAKTITVVLAFMATKPGSRIRTWVGKGLSTFIVLPCTLLQATLCTVWLATSPPFPDLDMHSFVKEIVLKCNEGSPLMFYSVLGYLGVLSLVSFSVAFLARKLPDSFNEAKFITFSMLVFSSVWLSFVPSYLSTKGKYMVAVEIFSILASSSGLLFCIFSPKCYIILVRPELNKKDQLMRRNH, encoded by the exons ATGTTCATGTTTGCAGTCTTGGCATTTCTGCTGCCTCAGGTGGGGCTCAGTGTTCCTGCTGGTAAATGCACCATCAGTGACCCTCTTCTCATTCTCCACCAATATTATCGGTCTGGAGACTTCGTCATTGCTGCTGTTGTCTCTCAGATCTACAGATTTTCCAACACAATAATTTATGAAAAACATCCATCCCAGGAACTCTTCAATGAGCTCAT CCATTTCCGTCCAAGGTGGACCTTTCATGcctcaatggaacttctctccAGACGGGGCAGATTTACTCCTAACTACAAGTGTGATGCTGAGAACATTCCAGCAGCTGTCATTGGTGGTCCTAATTTTGACGTCGGTCTCCACATGGCAGCCATCCTGGGTATTTACAAGATGCCACAA CTCACATATGGAACTGCTCCAGTGATGAGTACCAAAGAACGACTTGCTTACTTCTATCGAGTGTTCCCAAGTTCGAACCAGCAATATATGGGGATTCTCAAGTTACTgcttcatttcagctggacatggATTGGGGTGATCTATGTAGATGATGACTGTGGAGAACAGTTTATACAAgatgtgcttcccacattttcCCAGAAAGGGATTTGCTTTGACTTCATAGCAAAGATCCCAAAAATAGCATCTGCGAGTCAAGTCACTGAAATGGTGGGAGAAGGGTTTGAAACCGTCAGAGTTGTTTGGGGGAGCAGTGCCAACACTGTGCTTGTACGTGGGGAAATTCAAACCATGATGATACTAAGAATAATGCCTCATATTCTTGAATTTGAGAATGGACAAATGATGTCTAAAGTCTGGCTTCTGACAGCCCAGATGGACTTCACTTCATTTCCCTTCCAAAGAAGTTGGGACATCCACTTCCTCCATGGCGCACTGTCTTTTGCCATCCACTCAAAGCAGGTGCCTGGATTCCAGACGTCCCTTCAGAAGAGAAGCCCCACCATGTACAAAGAAGATGGCTTCATCAGGGAATTCTGGGAAGAGGCTTTTGCCTGTGCATTCCCCAGCTCTGTAAcagagaaggagggcagggagatgtgcactggagaggagaagctggagactctGCCTGGGTCTGTGTTTGAAACGAGCATGACCGGCCACAGCTACAGTGTATACAATGCtgtctgtgctgtggcacatgccttgcattcCATGTACTCATCCCAATTCAAACACAGTACAAGGATAAGTCACTGGAGAAGAAGGCCTCTGGATCATCAGCGGTGGCAG CTCCATGGCTTTCTGAGAAATGTatcctttaacaacagtgctggagaaaaAGTGTCctttgaccaagatggagaactTGTTGCTGGTTTTGATATTCTTAACTGGGTGGTattcccaaaccagtcctttcaGAGAGTCAAACTTGGAACCATGGAACCACAAGCTCCCCCAGACAAAGTGCTCAAAATTCATGAGCATGTCATTGTGTGGCCCAGCCAGTTTAACCAG ACACGACCTCTTTCTCTTTGCAACAACAATTGCCCTCCTGGCTACAGTAAGACCAAAATAGAAGGGAAGCCATCTTGCTGTTACAATTGCCTTCCATGTCCAGAAGGAAAGATTTCAAACCAGGAGG ACATGGATGATTGTGTTCAATGTCCAGAGGATCAGTATCCCAACAAGGACAAGGATTCCTGTCTTCCAAAAGATATCAGCTTCTTGTCCCATACAGAACCTTTGGGGATTTCTCTATCCACTTGTGCTCTTTCCTTGTCCTTCATCACCTCTTTGGTGCTTGGGATCTACATGAagcaccaggacactcccatcgtcaaagccaacaacaggaaactcacctacactcttctcacctccctcctgctctgcttcctttccgTGTTTCTTTTCATAGGCCAGCCACAAAAGTTATCATGCTTTTTTCAACAAACTACTTTTGGTATCATCTTCTcaatggctgtttcttgtgtgttggccaagaccatcactgttgttttggcattcatggccaccaagccaggatccaggatcaggacgtgggtggggaaaggactgtCAACCTTCATCGTCCTTCCCTGCACCCTTCTTCAAGCCACTCTTTGTACTGTGTGGTtagcaacctctcccccattcccagatttggacatgcacTCATTTGTCAAAGAAATTGTACtgaaatgtaatgaagggtcacctctcatgttttactctgtgttgggctactTGGGTGTCCTCTCCCTTGTCAGCTTCTCTGTGGCCTttctagccaggaagttgccggacagtttcaatgaagccaagttcatcaccttcagcatgctggtcttttcaagtgtgtggttgtcctttgttccctcttacctgagcaccaaggggaagtacatggtggctgtggagatcttctccatcttagcctccAGTTCTGGGCTCctgttttgtatcttttcccccaagtGCTACATTATTCTAGTGAGACCTGAACTGAACAAAAAAGACCAGTTAATGAGAAGGAACCATTAA